The following proteins are co-located in the Rhodococcus opacus B4 genome:
- the rplB gene encoding 50S ribosomal protein L2, whose translation MAIRKYKPTTPGRRGSSVSDFAEITRSTPEKSLVRPLHGRGGRNAHGRITTRHKGGGHKRAYRLIDFRRNDKDGVPAKVAHIEYDPNRTARIALLHYADGEKRYIIAPKGLFQGAPVESGAGADIKPGNNLPLRNIPTGTTIHAVELRPGGGAKMARSAGSSIQLLGKEGTYATLRMPSGEIRRVDVRCRASIGEVGNAEQSNINWGKAGRMRWKGKRPTVRGVVMNPVDHPHGGGEGKTSGGRHPVSPWGKPEGRTRKNKASDKLIVRRRRTGKNKR comes from the coding sequence ATGGCAATCCGTAAGTACAAGCCGACAACCCCGGGCCGTCGTGGCTCGAGCGTCTCGGACTTCGCCGAGATCACTCGGTCGACCCCCGAGAAGTCGCTGGTTCGCCCGCTGCACGGACGCGGTGGACGTAACGCACACGGTCGTATCACCACCCGGCACAAGGGTGGCGGACACAAGCGCGCCTACCGGCTGATCGATTTCCGTCGCAACGACAAGGACGGCGTGCCGGCCAAGGTCGCTCACATCGAGTACGACCCCAACCGCACCGCGCGTATCGCCCTGCTGCACTACGCGGACGGCGAGAAGCGCTACATCATCGCCCCCAAGGGCCTGTTCCAGGGTGCACCGGTCGAGTCCGGTGCAGGCGCCGACATCAAGCCCGGCAACAACCTGCCCCTGCGCAACATCCCGACGGGTACCACCATCCACGCGGTGGAACTCCGCCCGGGTGGCGGCGCCAAGATGGCTCGCTCGGCCGGATCCAGCATCCAGCTGCTCGGTAAGGAAGGCACCTACGCCACCCTGCGTATGCCGTCCGGCGAAATCCGTCGCGTCGACGTTCGCTGCCGCGCCTCGATCGGTGAGGTCGGCAACGCCGAACAGTCGAACATCAACTGGGGCAAGGCCGGCCGCATGCGCTGGAAGGGCAAGCGCCCGACCGTCCGTGGTGTCGTGATGAACCCGGTCGACCACCCGCACGGTGGTGGTGAGGGTAAGACGTCCGGTGGTCGCCACCCGGTCAGCCCGTGGGGCAAGCCCGAGGGCCGCACCCGCAAGAACAAGGCGAGCGACAAGCTCATTGTCCGTCGTCGCCGTACCGGCAAGAACAAGCGCTAG
- the rpsS gene encoding 30S ribosomal protein S19 has product MPRSLKKGPFVDDHLLAKVDVQNEKGTKQVIKTWSRRSTIIPDFIGHTFAVHDGRKHVPVFVSDSMVGHKLGEFAPTRTFKGHIKDDRKAKRR; this is encoded by the coding sequence ATGCCACGCAGCCTCAAGAAGGGCCCGTTCGTCGATGACCACCTCCTCGCGAAGGTGGACGTGCAGAACGAGAAGGGGACCAAGCAGGTCATCAAGACCTGGTCCCGTCGTTCCACGATCATCCCGGACTTCATCGGCCACACGTTTGCGGTTCACGACGGCCGCAAGCACGTCCCCGTGTTCGTTTCCGACTCGATGGTCGGACACAAGCTCGGAGAGTTTGCACCGACCCGCACGTTCAAGGGTCACATCAAGGATGATCGGAAGGCGAAGAGGCGATGA
- the rplV gene encoding 50S ribosomal protein L22, producing the protein MSNTETANPTAKAVARHVRVTPMKARRVVDLVRGRSVEDALNILKFAPQAASEPVAKVIASAAANAENNLDLDPSTLVVATAFVDEGATLKRFQPRAQGRAFRIRKRTSHITVIVESLPKTGTSTRNRRKGSAQ; encoded by the coding sequence ATGAGCAACACCGAAACCGCCAACCCGACCGCCAAGGCAGTAGCGCGCCACGTGCGCGTCACGCCGATGAAGGCGCGTCGCGTTGTGGACCTGGTCCGCGGGCGTTCGGTTGAAGACGCCCTGAACATCCTGAAGTTCGCGCCGCAGGCAGCGAGCGAGCCGGTCGCCAAGGTGATCGCCTCCGCCGCCGCCAACGCCGAGAACAACCTCGACCTCGACCCGAGCACGCTTGTCGTCGCCACGGCGTTCGTGGACGAGGGCGCGACCCTCAAGCGGTTCCAGCCGCGTGCACAGGGACGTGCGTTCCGTATCCGCAAGCGCACCAGTCACATCACCGTGATCGTGGAGAGCCTGCCGAAGACCGGAACATCGACCCGTAATCGCCGGAAGGGAAGTGCTCAGTAG
- the rpsC gene encoding 30S ribosomal protein S3 translates to MGQKINPHGFRLGITTDWKSRWYADKQYAEYVKEDVAIRKLLATGMERAGIAKVEIERTRDRVRVDIHTARPGIVIGRRGAEADRIRSELEKLTGKQVQLNILEVKNAEAEAQLVAQGVAEQLSNRVAFRRAMRKAIQSAMRQPNVKGIRVQCSGRLGGAEMSRSEFYREGRVPLHTLRADIDYGLYEAKTTFGRIGVKVWIYKGDIVGGKRELAANVAAPAGDRPRRERPSRPRRSGATGTTATSTEAGRAATATADAPATTEQKEG, encoded by the coding sequence GTGGGCCAGAAAATCAACCCGCACGGCTTCCGCCTCGGCATCACCACCGACTGGAAGTCTCGCTGGTACGCAGACAAGCAGTACGCGGAGTACGTCAAGGAAGACGTCGCGATCCGTAAGCTCCTCGCCACCGGCATGGAGCGCGCGGGCATCGCGAAGGTCGAGATCGAGCGCACGCGTGACCGTGTTCGCGTCGACATCCACACCGCCCGCCCGGGCATCGTCATCGGCCGCCGCGGCGCCGAAGCCGATCGCATCCGTTCCGAGCTCGAGAAGCTGACCGGCAAGCAGGTCCAGCTGAACATCCTCGAGGTCAAGAACGCCGAGGCCGAGGCTCAGCTCGTCGCACAGGGTGTTGCCGAGCAGCTCTCGAACCGCGTCGCCTTCCGTCGCGCGATGCGCAAGGCCATCCAGTCGGCCATGCGTCAGCCCAACGTCAAGGGAATCCGGGTTCAGTGCTCCGGTCGTCTCGGCGGCGCCGAGATGTCCCGGTCGGAGTTCTACCGCGAAGGCCGCGTGCCGCTGCACACGCTTCGCGCGGACATCGACTACGGCCTCTACGAGGCCAAGACCACCTTCGGCCGCATCGGCGTGAAGGTCTGGATCTACAAGGGCGACATCGTCGGTGGCAAGCGTGAGCTCGCCGCCAACGTGGCTGCTCCCGCAGGCGACCGCCCGCGTCGTGAGCGTCCGAGCCGCCCCCGTCGTTCCGGTGCCACCGGCACCACCGCGACCAGCACCGAGGCCGGCCGCGCAGCGACCGCCACCGCCGATGCACCCGCTACGACTGAACAGAAGGAGGGCTGA
- the rplP gene encoding 50S ribosomal protein L16: MLIPRRVKHRKQHHPSRSGAAKGGTQVTFGDYGIQALEPAYITNRQIESARIAMTRHIKRGGKIWINIFPDRPLTKKPAETRMGSGKGSPEWWIANVKPGRVMFEMSYPNEEIAREALRRAMHKLPCKCRIVTREEQF; encoded by the coding sequence ATGTTGATCCCACGGCGGGTCAAGCACCGCAAGCAGCACCATCCGAGCCGTTCGGGTGCCGCCAAGGGTGGAACCCAGGTGACCTTCGGTGACTACGGCATCCAGGCTCTCGAGCCCGCCTACATCACCAACCGGCAGATCGAGTCCGCTCGTATCGCCATGACCCGGCACATCAAGCGTGGCGGCAAGATCTGGATCAACATCTTCCCGGATCGCCCCCTCACCAAGAAGCCGGCCGAGACCCGCATGGGTTCCGGTAAGGGTTCGCCCGAGTGGTGGATCGCGAACGTCAAGCCCGGTCGCGTGATGTTCGAGATGAGCTACCCCAATGAGGAGATCGCTCGTGAGGCCCTGCGCCGCGCGATGCACAAGCTCCCGTGCAAGTGCCGGATCGTGACTAGGGAGGAGCAGTTCTGA
- the rpmC gene encoding 50S ribosomal protein L29, translating into MATGTPAAELRELTEEELVTRLRESKEELFNLRFQMATGQMDNNRRLRTVRHEIARIYTVLRERELGLAVGPDAGDAA; encoded by the coding sequence ATGGCTACTGGAACCCCAGCCGCAGAGCTCCGCGAGCTCACCGAAGAAGAGCTGGTCACCCGGCTTCGTGAGTCGAAGGAAGAGCTGTTCAACCTTCGTTTCCAGATGGCCACGGGTCAGATGGACAACAACCGTCGACTTCGTACCGTTCGTCACGAGATCGCGCGTATCTACACCGTTCTGCGTGAGCGTGAGCTCGGGCTGGCCGTCGGTCCGGACGCAGGTGACGCGGCATGA
- the rpsQ gene encoding 30S ribosomal protein S17, with amino-acid sequence MSEEKAVSTEERGSRKVRTGYVVSDKMEKTIVVELEDRVKHPLYGKIIRRTSKVKAHDENGVAGIGDRVQLMETRPLSATKHWRLVEVLEKAK; translated from the coding sequence ATGAGTGAGGAAAAAGCAGTGAGTACTGAAGAGCGCGGCAGCCGCAAGGTCCGCACCGGATACGTCGTCTCCGACAAGATGGAGAAGACGATCGTGGTCGAGCTCGAGGACCGGGTCAAGCACCCGCTCTACGGCAAGATCATCCGGCGCACCAGCAAGGTGAAGGCGCACGACGAGAACGGCGTCGCAGGCATCGGTGACCGCGTGCAGCTGATGGAGACCCGTCCGCTGTCCGCGACCAAGCACTGGCGTCTCGTCGAGGTCCTCGAGAAGGCCAAGTAA
- the rplN gene encoding 50S ribosomal protein L14 has product MIQQESRLRVADNTGAKEILCIRVLGGSSRRYAGIGDIIVATVKDAIPGGNIKKGEVVKAVIVRTTKERRRPDGSYIKFDENAAVLIKPDNDPRGTRIFGPVGRELREKKFMKIVSLAPEVL; this is encoded by the coding sequence GTGATTCAGCAGGAGTCGCGGCTGCGCGTCGCCGACAACACGGGTGCCAAGGAGATTCTCTGCATCCGCGTTCTCGGTGGTTCGTCTCGCCGTTACGCCGGGATCGGCGACATCATCGTCGCCACCGTCAAGGACGCCATCCCGGGTGGAAACATCAAGAAGGGCGAGGTCGTCAAGGCCGTCATCGTCCGCACCACCAAGGAACGTCGCCGTCCGGACGGTTCGTACATCAAGTTCGACGAGAACGCCGCCGTCCTCATCAAGCCGGACAACGATCCCCGTGGCACCCGCATCTTCGGCCCCGTCGGCCGTGAGCTGCGTGAGAAGAAGTTCATGAAGATCGTCTCGCTCGCCCCGGAGGTGCTGTGA
- the rplX gene encoding 50S ribosomal protein L24 has product MKVHKGDTVLVIAGKDKGAKGKVIQAYPATNKVLVEGVNRIKKHTAVSANERGASSGGIVTQEAPIHVSNVAVVDSDGNPTRVGYRTDEESGKRVRISRKNGKDI; this is encoded by the coding sequence ATGAAGGTGCACAAGGGTGACACCGTGCTGGTCATCGCCGGCAAGGACAAGGGCGCGAAAGGCAAGGTCATCCAGGCCTACCCCGCGACCAACAAGGTCCTCGTCGAAGGCGTGAACCGCATCAAGAAGCACACCGCGGTTTCCGCGAACGAGCGCGGAGCTTCCTCCGGCGGCATCGTCACGCAGGAAGCCCCGATCCACGTTTCCAACGTCGCGGTCGTCGACTCGGACGGCAACCCCACTCGCGTGGGCTACCGGACCGACGAAGAGTCCGGCAAGCGCGTTCGGATTTCCCGGAAGAACGGGAAGGACATCTGA
- the rplE gene encoding 50S ribosomal protein L5: MTSTENKIQPRLKTRYREEIKAALNTEFDYANVMQIPGVVKVVVNMGVGDAARDAKLINGAVNDLALITGQKPEIRKARKSIAQFKLREGMPIGARVTLRGDRMWEFLDRLVSVALPRIRDFRGLSGNQFDGNGNYTFGLNEQSMFHEIDVDKIDRPRGMDITVVTTATNNEEGRALLKHLGFPFKEN, from the coding sequence ATGACCTCCACTGAGAACAAGATCCAGCCGCGCCTGAAGACTCGCTACCGCGAGGAGATCAAGGCTGCGCTGAACACCGAGTTCGACTACGCCAACGTGATGCAGATCCCCGGCGTCGTCAAGGTCGTCGTCAACATGGGTGTCGGTGACGCCGCGCGCGACGCCAAGCTGATCAACGGTGCCGTCAACGATCTCGCTCTGATCACCGGTCAGAAGCCCGAGATCCGCAAGGCCCGCAAGTCCATCGCGCAGTTCAAGCTCCGCGAGGGAATGCCGATCGGTGCCCGCGTCACGCTGCGTGGCGACCGCATGTGGGAGTTCCTGGACCGTCTCGTGTCCGTCGCGCTTCCCCGCATCAGGGACTTCCGAGGCCTGTCGGGCAACCAGTTCGACGGCAACGGCAACTACACGTTCGGCCTGAACGAGCAGTCGATGTTCCACGAGATCGACGTGGACAAGATCGACCGCCCGCGCGGCATGGACATCACCGTGGTGACCACCGCGACCAACAACGAAGAAGGCCGTGCCCTGCTGAAGCACCTCGGCTTCCCGTTCAAGGAGAACTGA
- a CDS encoding type Z 30S ribosomal protein S14, which yields MAKKALVNKANKKPKFAVRAYTRCQRCGRPHSVFRKFGLCRICVREMAHAGELPGVHKSSW from the coding sequence ATGGCTAAGAAGGCATTGGTCAACAAGGCCAACAAGAAGCCCAAGTTCGCGGTGCGCGCCTACACCCGCTGCCAGCGCTGCGGCCGTCCGCACTCGGTGTTCCGCAAGTTCGGCCTGTGCCGAATCTGCGTCCGTGAGATGGCGCACGCGGGCGAGCTCCCCGGCGTTCACAAGAGCTCCTGGTGA
- the rpsH gene encoding 30S ribosomal protein S8 — translation MTMTDPIADFLTRLRNANTAYHDEVKLPHSKIKANIAEILKREGYIADYRTEDAEVGKTLIVDLKYGPSRERSLAGVRRVSKPGLRVYAKSTNLPKVLGGLGVAIISTSTGLLTDRQAANQGVGGEVLAYVW, via the coding sequence ATGACCATGACCGACCCCATCGCAGACTTCTTGACGCGTCTGCGCAACGCCAACACGGCGTACCACGATGAGGTGAAGTTGCCCCACTCGAAGATCAAGGCGAACATCGCCGAGATCCTCAAGCGCGAGGGTTACATCGCCGACTACCGCACCGAAGACGCCGAGGTGGGCAAGACCCTCATCGTCGACCTGAAGTACGGCCCGAGCCGTGAGCGCAGCCTTGCCGGCGTGCGTCGCGTCTCCAAGCCCGGTCTGCGTGTGTACGCGAAGTCCACCAACCTGCCCAAGGTTCTGGGCGGCCTCGGCGTGGCGATCATTTCCACGTCCACCGGCCTGCTCACCGATCGCCAGGCGGCCAATCAAGGAGTGGGCGGGGAAGTCCTCGCCTACGTCTGGTAA
- the rplF gene encoding 50S ribosomal protein L6, whose amino-acid sequence MSRIGKIPVTVPGGVDVSIDGQDVTVKGPKGTLALTISEPIVIAKNDDGTLSVTRPDDERRSRALHGLSRTLVQNLITGVTDGYTTKMEIHGVGYRVALKGKDLEFALGYSHPVPIEAPEGITFAVESPTKFSVSGIDKQKVGQISANIRRLRRPDPYKGKGVRYEGEQIRRKVGKTGK is encoded by the coding sequence ATGTCGCGTATTGGAAAGATTCCCGTCACCGTCCCCGGCGGCGTCGACGTCTCGATCGACGGCCAGGACGTCACGGTCAAGGGTCCCAAGGGCACGCTGGCCCTGACGATCTCCGAGCCGATCGTCATTGCGAAGAACGACGACGGCACGCTCAGCGTGACCCGTCCGGACGACGAGCGTCGCAGCCGCGCGCTGCACGGTCTGTCCCGCACCCTGGTTCAGAACCTCATCACCGGTGTCACCGACGGTTACACCACCAAGATGGAGATTCACGGCGTCGGTTACCGCGTCGCTCTCAAGGGCAAGGACCTCGAGTTCGCACTCGGCTACAGCCACCCGGTCCCGATCGAGGCTCCGGAAGGCATCACCTTCGCGGTCGAGTCGCCCACCAAGTTCTCGGTGTCGGGCATCGACAAGCAGAAGGTCGGGCAGATCTCGGCCAACATCCGTCGTCTCCGCCGTCCGGACCCGTACAAGGGCAAGGGCGTGCGTTACGAGGGTGAGCAGATCCGCCGCAAGGTCGGAAAGACGGGTAAGTGA
- the rplR gene encoding 50S ribosomal protein L18, with protein MSQTANQKAKRIPLGKDASTKRRLSKVRRHFRLRKKVSGTPERPRLVVNRSSRHIHVQLVDDLAGHTLAAASTTEADVRAADGDKKALSAKVGQLIAERAKAAGVETVVFDHGGHGYHGRIAALADAAREGGLKF; from the coding sequence ATGAGCCAGACTGCAAACCAGAAAGCCAAGCGGATTCCGCTCGGCAAGGATGCGTCCACGAAGCGTCGCCTGTCGAAGGTGCGTCGTCACTTCCGTCTCCGCAAGAAGGTCTCCGGCACGCCCGAGCGTCCCCGCCTGGTCGTCAACCGGTCCTCGCGCCACATCCACGTCCAGCTCGTGGACGACCTTGCCGGCCACACTCTGGCAGCGGCGTCGACCACCGAGGCGGACGTGCGTGCAGCGGACGGCGACAAGAAGGCCCTCAGTGCGAAGGTCGGTCAGCTGATCGCCGAGCGCGCGAAGGCAGCCGGTGTCGAGACCGTCGTGTTCGACCACGGTGGACACGGCTACCACGGTCGCATCGCGGCCCTTGCGGACGCGGCTCGCGAAGGCGGGTTGAAGTTCTGA
- the rpsE gene encoding 30S ribosomal protein S5, with protein MPGRQRRDGGSGPAGQNGPNTGDNRGGGDRRGGGRDDRRGGQSAEKSNHIERVVTINRVSKVVKGGRRFSFTALVIVGDGNGLVGVGYGKAKEVPAAIQKGVEEARKSFFRVPMIGSTITHPVQGEAAAGVVMLRPASPGTGVIAGGAVRAVLECAGIHDILSKSLGSDNAINVVHATVAALKGLQRPEEVAARRGLALEDVAPAGMLRARAQAGSVK; from the coding sequence ATGCCGGGACGTCAGAGGCGTGACGGCGGAAGCGGACCCGCCGGACAGAATGGCCCCAACACGGGGGACAACCGCGGCGGCGGCGACCGTCGTGGTGGCGGTCGCGACGATCGTCGCGGCGGACAGTCGGCCGAGAAGTCGAACCACATCGAGCGCGTCGTCACGATCAACCGCGTGTCGAAGGTCGTCAAGGGTGGTCGTCGCTTCAGCTTCACCGCTCTGGTGATCGTGGGCGACGGCAACGGACTGGTCGGCGTCGGCTACGGCAAGGCCAAGGAAGTTCCTGCGGCCATCCAGAAGGGCGTCGAGGAGGCTCGCAAGAGCTTCTTCCGCGTGCCGATGATCGGCAGCACCATCACGCACCCGGTTCAGGGTGAGGCCGCAGCGGGCGTCGTCATGCTGCGTCCGGCAAGCCCCGGTACCGGTGTCATCGCCGGTGGCGCGGTGCGTGCCGTGCTGGAATGCGCCGGCATCCACGACATTCTGTCGAAGTCGCTCGGTAGCGACAACGCCATCAATGTTGTGCATGCGACCGTTGCTGCGCTCAAGGGCCTGCAGCGCCCCGAGGAAGTTGCCGCTCGCCGCGGTCTCGCCCTCGAGGACGTTGCCCCCGCCGGCATGCTGCGTGCGCGCGCACAGGCTGGGAGCGTGAAGTAA
- the rpmD gene encoding 50S ribosomal protein L30, giving the protein MAELKVTQIKSTIGTKQNQRNSLRTLGLKGIRQTVVREDNAQNRGLINVVRHLVTVEEV; this is encoded by the coding sequence ATGGCCGAACTCAAGGTCACTCAGATCAAGAGCACCATCGGTACCAAGCAGAACCAGCGGAACTCGCTGCGCACCCTCGGCTTGAAGGGCATCCGTCAGACGGTTGTCCGCGAGGACAATGCCCAGAACCGCGGTCTGATCAACGTGGTGCGCCACCTCGTCACAGTTGAGGAGGTCTAA
- the rplO gene encoding 50S ribosomal protein L15 — protein sequence MTIKLHHLRPAPGAKTEKTRVGRGEGSKGKTAGRGTKGTKARKNVPAAFEGGQMPLHMRLPKLKGFTNPFRTEYQVVNVGDIARLFPEGGQVTVEDLVAKGAVRKNQLVKVLGDGDLTVAVQVTVDKFTGSAKEKIAAAGGTATEL from the coding sequence ATGACCATCAAACTGCATCACCTGCGCCCCGCGCCGGGAGCCAAGACCGAGAAGACTCGCGTCGGTCGTGGTGAAGGTTCCAAGGGTAAGACCGCAGGCCGCGGCACGAAGGGCACCAAGGCCCGCAAGAACGTGCCCGCCGCCTTCGAGGGTGGACAGATGCCGCTGCACATGCGTCTGCCCAAGCTCAAGGGTTTCACCAACCCGTTCCGCACCGAGTACCAGGTCGTCAACGTCGGCGACATCGCCCGTCTGTTCCCCGAGGGTGGACAGGTCACGGTCGAGGACCTCGTTGCCAAGGGTGCCGTTCGCAAGAACCAGCTCGTCAAGGTTCTCGGCGACGGCGACCTGACTGTCGCCGTCCAGGTGACGGTCGACAAGTTCACCGGCTCCGCCAAGGAGAAGATCGCTGCTGCCGGTGGTACCGCCACCGAGCTGTGA